The genomic DNA TATCGCGCGCAGTACGGACTGCCCGCGTGCGCCACGAGCAACGGCTGCTTCCGCAAGGTCGACCAGACCGGCGGACACGACTACCCGGACCCGGACGGCGGCTGGGGTCAGGAGATCTCGCTCGACCTCGACATGGTGTCCGCCGTCTGCCCGCATTGCCACGTGCTGCTGGTCGAGGCGGACAGCGCCTCCATGGCGAACCTCGGCGCTGCCGTCGACACCGCCGTACGGCTCGGGGCAAGCGCAGTCAGCAACAGCTACGGCGGGCCCGATGCCTCCGACCGCAGCTACGGCAGGTACTACCACCACCCGGGCGTGGCCGTGGTCGCGTCGGCCGGGGACAGCGGCTACGGCGTCGCGTACCCGGCGTCGTCCAAGTGGGTCACGGCGGTCGGAGGTACGACGCTCAGGCGGTCGAGCGCCGCACGCGGCTTCAGCGAGAGCGCCTGGTCGAACTCCGGCAGCGGATGCTCGACGCTGAACATCGCGAGCTGGCAACCGGCGGCCACGACCGGATGCTCCGGCCGGGCCGAGGCAGACGTGTCCGCGGTCGCGGACCCGGCGACCGGGGTCGCGGTCTACGACAGCTACGCGTTCGACAACACGAGCGGCTGGCTGACCTTCGGCGGGACCAGCGCCTCGTCCCCGATCATCGCCGGCGTCTACGCCCTCGCCGGCAACGAGACGCAGACCGGCGACGGCGCGAGCTACCTGTGGTCGCACCACTCCGGGCTGCACGACGTGACCGGCGGCAGCAACGGGACCTGCTCGACCGAGCAGTGGTGCACGGCGCGCCGTGGCTGGGACGGTCCGACCGG from Mycobacteriales bacterium includes the following:
- a CDS encoding S53 family peptidase, giving the protein MHRRKLLLIPFLAVAGLLSAAVAGASPAPHESRTVAAKATTKDHSVCKHAHRARSRCFAIRVDHLHRGRVRHESSPIGYGPSDLQAAYSLPSASAGSGQTVAVVDAYDDPDAARDLATYRAQYGLPACATSNGCFRKVDQTGGHDYPDPDGGWGQEISLDLDMVSAVCPHCHVLLVEADSASMANLGAAVDTAVRLGASAVSNSYGGPDASDRSYGRYYHHPGVAVVASAGDSGYGVAYPASSKWVTAVGGTTLRRSSAARGFSESAWSNSGSGCSTLNIASWQPAATTGCSGRAEADVSAVADPATGVAVYDSYAFDNTSGWLTFGGTSASSPIIAGVYALAGNETQTGDGASYLWSHHSGLHDVTGGSNGTCSTEQWCTARRGWDGPTGWGTPDGTSGF